From the genome of Anas acuta chromosome 29, bAnaAcu1.1, whole genome shotgun sequence:
ACTGGTGGGGCTCGCCTACAAAACACGCCAGCACTCAGCGGCTGCTCCGTTTGGCAGCATCGCTTCACAAGAACCTTGCTGGATGCACTCAGGGACCCACCGGTGGGACACGACGGTTCCTCCCCCTCACTCACTGCCCCAGAACCTCAGGGTTCATTTTCTGCCACTACAAATTGCTTGGGCTCCAGCACAGAAGTGCCGAGCACAAGCGTTTAGGACAGGGCTcaggcagagagaaaagaaaagcgCTTCCACACGTGCAGAAGGAAGCCAGGGCCGAACCAGGATCTCCCCCCAGGACTGTGAAGGTTTCACCGTTCCCTGCTCCCTTCAGCCCTGCCCATTGGTTTTGCTGTGCGAGGGGGAACTCATCGCTCATCTCATGTTTTGCCAGCCACGAGACGggaagcagagcccagctcctgcccccggGGGGcgcccagctgcccccagccccgggcggGAGAGGATCCCTGCTGGGACCAGCTTTCCCACTCCACTTTTTACTGGGAGAGACCGGCAGATTACCGGGGTGCGGGAGCCGAGTTTGCAGCAGGCCAGTCCGAGAGCAGCGTCTCGCTGGTGAGCGGCACGGGGATGAGTGAGAGCGGCACGAGGTCCTGGTTCCAGTCCAAGTGGGGCAGCGTGTCCACCATGCAGGGCAGGGCAAAGTCGGTCTCCCGGGAGTAGGCGTTGAAGGTGACCTCCGGGGAGTCGGCCCAGAGGTGGACGCATCCCTCCGAGTCGCCGAACGCCAGGGCCTGCTTGCTGGCCGAGACGTCGAAGGTCATGATGAGAGGCCCCACGGTGTTCACGTGGAAGATGTCGGCCGGGTTGGCGAGGCCGGTGGGCTCGCAGAACTGGCACTGACCTGCAAGGAGCAAGACAGCATCAGGGAGCAGGACGCCGTGACCCCAGCACACCTCTCCCTTAGGGGAGCGCCTGGCTGGGCTCAGATCGCTCCGCCAGCTCCGCCCCGCGGGGGTTTGACGCTGAGAAGGGGCAGAGAGGAGGTGAGGGACGCGGCTTCGCCCACCTGTCTGGGAGATGATGGCCAGGCGGGAGGTGTAGGTGGGGATGAAGCGGAGGAAGAAGGGGTCGATGTGGACCTGCAGCGGGGTGGTGGCCCGCATCATGCGCAGGTCGTACACCTTCAGGAAGCGGTCGCAGGCCAGGCCGTTCATTCGGCTGGAGAAGCCGCAGGTCACCAGCAGGTTCCCGTGGACATCAAAGTCGGACAAGCTGCCTGAGTAGGCATCAAATTCGTGTTCCACCACAAACGTGCGTAGATCCCGCAAGGAGACCTGGGAGGGTAAGAGAGGGGGGTGCTGGGCGCACAGCTGCCGGCCACCTGGGAGCCCTCTGAGCTCTGCGAAAAGCCAGAGACCGAATCCAGGGCACCCCCACGGGGAACCCGACCATCAGCGGGGCTGCCAGGCAGGATGGTGATGGCGTTACCTTCCCCGAGGTGTGCCCACAGAAAAAGAAGCGGTTTGATTGCCTCATGATGGTGATGCCGGGTACCTCCACGGTGTACTGGGAGGGACACAGAACAGGGGGTGAGCGGGGCTGAGCACCCGGACAGAGCACCCGCAGGACGCGGTGCCCCAGGCCGCACCTTCTGCGTCTCCTGGACGGTGTTGAGGTCTATCTCTACCACGTGGTTCTGCAGCCCACCAACGAGCAGAGTGCTGCTGTCCgtgagcaggaggctgtgcaTGTCCTCGGAGTCATCCatgctgcagaggaggagagaggacagAAGCTGGGACCTTCTCTACCGAGCTGGGACTGTCCCCTCGTTCCCAGCCACCAGGGCAAAGCACTCACAGGTAGTCAAAAATGATGAGGCCCCCCCGTGACATGTACTTCAGGTTGGTTTTGGTCAGGAAGAGGATGCCGTTCTCCAGGCTCTGGATCTGCCGGATGTCGTCACTGCTGTTCACTTGGAAGGAGGAGTAGCGCTCCAGCGTGGGGCCAAAGAACGAGGTGGCATGGCCCTAAAAGCAGCCCGGGACAGGCTCATCAGTACCTGCCCTGGCTTTGGCTGGACGTGACACAGGCAAACATCCCTCTGCACCAGTTGGGTCGAGGCAGGCTGAAGCCTGAAGGACTCCCTGCCTCTCTGTGTCCCCAGAACTACGGAAAATTGTTCAGACTTTTCCCTCGTAGGCAGACACGAGTAAAGAACCAAAAAGCTCCACTGTCCCAAGACGTCAGGGCAGTAAAGCTACTTGGGAAACACCTGCAGGCAATTTGGTAGACAAATAAGCCCGAGCGTTTCCCGTGTTCCAGGACGCATCAGCCACTTCCAGCCACAAACCCCCTGCATCTGCGCAGCACACCTCCCAGTTTCCAAGCTGACCTTTCCAGCTATGACTCAACCCAGCACCACGCCGCTCTCCGCTCGCAACCACCTTGTTGCAGCGTTCGGGTCTCGGGCTGCGACACCCACAGAGGCACCCgcgctgctggcagcccccttGCACGCCTCGCTCCTCACAGCAGCCCCGAGGCACCTACCCCGTGGTTCCCAACCCACAGCATTTCTTCGTGCAGGTCAAAATGGGAGACGGAGACGGGGACGCCCACTTCAGAGACGGCGGTGTGCAGCTCGCTGTACATGCCCTCCACGATGTGCACCGAGTCCGGCACCGCGATGCCCTCCAAGGGCACCCCCTCGGCGTCCAGCTCCACGTTCTGCAGCAAGCTGGGGTTCAGGTGCGGGTCCAGGACGGGGTCGAGCGCGGGGTGGAGAGCGGGAGCATACTCGGCGAGGGAGGGGTCGAGCCCTTCAAAATTCATGGTGAAAACCGGCGGCTCCCTGCGAAGCAGAAAAGGAACTGAGCGGCTCGGCCAGAAACACCGAGGGCCCGCTTCCTAGAAGCGGCCGCACAGGCACGGTGACTCCGGCCGGTGGAAAAGGCGGCCGGAATCCCCGGTGAGCGCAAGGTGCGCCTCCGCCGGCCGCGGACACGGGCGGCACCGAGCCCACGCACGCAGCCGCCCCCGTGAAGTCCCCTCCCGGGACACACTCAGCGCCCCGTCACGGCCGGCAACCGCCTGGGGGCGAGGCCGCGGCGCCCCGGGCCCGCCGACAGCAGCCCCGGTGCCCCGGGGGCCCCCCGCGGGGAgccgggccccggccccgggcggCTCCGGTGCGGCGCGGCGGGCCCGGGCCCGGCCTCCCGGGGCCGTCCGCACCGGGAGCCgctccccacgccccccccgcccccgcagccccggggccgccgcccgCCGTTACCGAGCAGCCCCCGGCGGAGCTCCaccgggccgccgccgccgcccctccTCCCGCCGTCGCTATGGCAACCGCGCCCCCCGCTCTCCCGCCCGGAAGctcgccccgccccccccgTGAGGCCGACGAGCCAATGGCAGCGCGGAGAGGCGGGCGGTGACCAATCAGCGCCAGGGGGAGGCGGGACGAGGCGGGCGGCCCGCCGGACGGCGCGGCGGAGGGGACACAAAGCCGCGGGCGGACGCGGCCCCCGACGGCGccgggcggggggctcggggtcCCCACGGGGCCCTGCGgaccccccccggacccccggGTGCCGCAGGAGTCGCAGCCCTGGCCCGTCCGACGGCCTCCCGTAGAGTCCCACGGGGTCCCCTGGTGTCACACAGCGACCCCTGACACCCCACGGGGTCCCACGTAGTGTCCCGCAGTGTCCCACGGTGCCCCGCAGTGTCACACACAGGGTCCCACAGTGTCCCACGGGGCCACACGGAGCCATGCAGCATCCCACAAGTGTCCCACAGTGTCCCACACGGTGTCCTGCAGTGTCCCACGGGGTCCCCTGGTGTCACACAGCGACCCCTGACACCCCACAGTGCCCCACAGTGTCCCACGGTGTCACACACAGTGTCCCGCGGGGTCCCACAGTGTCCCACGGTGTCCCACGCAGTGTCCCGCAGTGTCACACACGGTCCTGCAAGTGTCCCACGGGGTCCCACAGGGTCTCGTGTGGCCCCACCGTGTCCCACACCGCCCCACGGGGTCCCACGGGGTCCCACGCAGTGTCCCGCAGCGTCCCATGGGGTCCCAGCGGGTCCCACGCAGTGCCACACACGGTGTCCCGCAGTGTCCCACGGGGTCCCCCCGTGTCACACACCGACCCCTGCCACCCCACGGGGGACCCAcgccccccccacgccccccagcccagcacatcaCCCCCCCCACTGCCCCCAGCCCGTGCCACAGCCGCTGTTCTCCCACCCCCTCCCGTCCCGTCCCAGAGCCCCGCGGCCGGGCTCGGGGCTCCGGGGTGGGGGACGCGGAGGGGTCGGGCACCCGCCGAGCCCCGGGGCCGGTCCGCGGTGGGGGCGAGGGCCGGGGGCGCCGCTCCCGGGGAaggccgggggcagccccgccgGGCAGGGACCGGGAAGCGCCGGAGCCGCCCCGTCGGGGCCGCCGCGATTGCGGAGCCGCGGGCAGCACGGCCCCGCCCGCCGGGACCGGGGCTAccgggggtgcgggggggccaAGGCGGGGGTCACCGGGGGCCACCGGGGACCGGGACAGCCCCGCCGGGGCACAGCAGCGCCGGGACCGTCCCTGCAGATTCCCCGGGCGATCGGAGGGCACCGGGCGGGGCCGGCGGTGCCAAGgaacggggaggggggagctggggggcaccGGGTGAACACCGGGGGGCAccgtggggacaccgggggacACCGGGGGAACACCGTGGGGACATCaggggacaccatggggacaccgggggacACCGTTGGCCCCCGGGAGACACCGGGTGAACACCGCGGGGATACCGGGGGACACCGGGTGAACACTGTGGGGACATCAGGGGACACCGGGAGACAGCGGGTGAACACCGTGGGGATACCGGGGGATACCGGAGGACACAGTGAGCCACCGGGAGCCAGCGGGTGAGCACCGGGGGGACACCGGGACCCCGCTCCGCGCTGCACCGCGCccctcccgtcccgtcccgtcccgtcccgtcccgggCGGGGGCCGCAGGTGAGCTCGGGgcgggagcggagcggggccccGGGGTGCCCGGTGCCGCCGGGCGCGGAGCCACCAGGAACTGCCCCGGGTTTTCCTGCCCGTCCCGTCccagcgcggggccggggccgggcgcggcGGGGCGCAACTCGGGGACCCCGGCCCGGTATCGGTTCTGCTTTCGGGGGAGGCGGCGATTTCGCAGTAACGGGGGGCGGGTGCCACCTGCCCCGGGGATTCCCCacctgccgccgccgccccaTAAAGAGCCCGGTGGCGGCTCCGGTGGCGGCACCGTCTCGCCATGGCCCCGCTCCGTCtcctctgcctctgcctcccggctctgctgctgctgctgctgccggcgcCGCCGGTCTCTGCGGCTCCGACCCCGGTCCCGGGCACCGACTGGGCCGCCTGTAAGAACCTCTCCCGGGAGCTGTCGCGGCTGCTGGGGACGCTCAAGGAGCCGCACTCGGAGCTGGTGAGCGGCGGAGCTCGGCCGGGGCGCGGGGGACCGGAGGaagcggggggggggtcccgggggatGCTCGAGGAACGGGGGGCCTGGAGGACAACCGGGGAAGGGGGAGGGCAGGCTGCCCCGGGAGGGGTCGGGGGGCGCGGAGCCCCTGCTAACGCCCCTCTGCCAGAACCGGGTGCAGATCGCTGTGGAGGACCCCGAGGGGGATTGTGCCACCCGCATCCGCTGCAGCGACGCCTGCGACCCCCCCACGCTGGACACGAACAACACGGTAccgggatggggggggggcagggggctcggGGGTGGGCTGGGAGGGCGGCGGCGGACCCTGAGGGGGCTCACggggtgtccctgggggtggCCGGGACACAAGGGCTCATCCCCAATGGGACACGGGGATGCTCTGAGGATGTGCCTCGGGGtgcctgggggtcctggggtggtggggaggtgTCTGGAGGTCCTAGGGGTGATGCAGAGAtgcctgggggtcctggggtggtggggaggtCCTTGGGGGGTCCTAGGGGTGATGTGGAGGTgtctgggggtcctggggtttTGCAGAGGGGCCTGGGGGTCCTAGGATGGTGGGGAGGTGCCTGTGGATCCTAGGGGTGGTGGGGAGATACCCGGGGGACTCAGGGATGCTGGGGGTCCCCGAGGTGGCCGGGGGATGTGCCCAGGGGAAccaggggtgctggggatgTGCCTGGGGATATTTGGGGCACCAGAGATGTGCCCAGGGGTCACAAGCGTGCCTGGGGGTCTTGCAGGGAATAAATGTGCCTGGAGGGTCTTGGGGTCGCTGGGGATCCGGAGGGTTCCCAGGGGATGTGGGGGGAGGTCTCAGGGTGCCCAGGGATGCCCAGGATGGTCCCTGGGGGTCCCGGAGCTCTGGCCTCACCCCAATTCCTGCTCCCGCAGCGCTGCCTGCGCCggatcctgcaggggctgcagcactaCCGGGACCTGCTGGGCTCCGAAATCTTCAAAGACAACCGCCTGCCGCAGCTGGTGGCCACGCTGGACCAGCTGCTGGGGGTCGTGCAGGTGAGCGACGCggcactgcccctgccctgtgcccggGACAGCGGCACCCCCAGACCCTGTGCCCGCTGACCCCCTTCTCCCCCCTAGCAGGCACCCAGCCACTCCTGCCAGGCTCCCACCACCCCAACCTGGGCCGAGcccctgctgccacagctgcgGCACCAAGCGCTCGAGCGGCTGCAGTCCTTCACCACCGTCATGAGCCGCGTCTTCACCTACAGCGCCAGAACCCACTGACGCCGCCCACCCTGGGCTCCCCCTTATTtattcccccctcctccccgaGGGGCTATTTATGTGCCGTGCTCCCTATTTATCTGGGGTATTTATGGGTTTCTAATAAAGGGCTGAACGATGaggagctgctgtctgctgcGGGGATGAAGCCAGGGCGGCCCCACAAAGCACCAGGGGCAGTTGGGGGGGAAAAGGATTTATTTACAgggggagatggaggggggggggaagtcaCTGGAAATCACTGGCATCAATGTGGAGCGGGGGAAAGTCGGTGTCCACGGCGAAGAGGGAGCTGGcggcaggcagggctgtgtcCTCGGGCTGTGGCAGGAAGGGGTCGCGGGGGTCCAGGAGCGCGGCGTTGCCTGCGGGACACAGGGGGGTCAGCGCTGCGGGACCCCCGtggcccccagctcccccagccccaggcactcACCCCCCAGCCTGGCGTCCATCAGCCCCAGCCCGCTGTCCATGTTGGGCATCAGCTCCACTGCCTCCAGCGTCTCCAACGTCCCCGTGCCCGGCTCCAGGTCatgctccaggagctgcagcagctcctgcatgccctggccctgcagcaccGGCCCCAGGTCCTCCAGCcccgctggcagcagcccctgaTCGTCTGCGAGTGGCAGTGGCCCCGCAGCGCCGGGGCCTGGCTGCGGCAGCCCCTGGTCCCCAGCTCCCACTTGTTGCAGCACCCCCGTGGCCCCGGGCGCTGAttgcagcatccccagcaccccgggcACCACCTGCAGCGTCCCCAAATTCCCTGCTCCcacctgcagcatcccctggcCCTCGGGGATGAGCTGCAACAGCATCTGCGGCTCCACGGCCCCGGCTGCCACTTGCTGCATCCCTCGGTCCCCAGCCCCCCCTTGCTGCAGCATCCCCGTACCCCCGGGCACCACCTGCAGTGTCCCCAAGCTCCCTGCTCCCATCTGCAGCGTCCCCTGGCCCTCGGGGAtgagctgcagcaccagctgcgGCTCCTGCGCCCcggtccctgcctgcagcatctCCAAGCCCCCTGGGCCCAGTTGTGGTGGTGCCTCTGGACCCCGGACCCCTGGCTGCAGCGTCCCTGGTCCCCTGGGGTGCTGTGTCCCCGGGCTCGTGGCCAccacctgcagcatccctgggcTCACGGGCTGCAGGGTTCCTGgtcccaggggctgctgcaccCCTGGGCTCGCGGCCACCACCTGCAGCGTGCCGGGGCTCACGGGCTGCAGGGTTCCTGgtcccaggggctgctgcaccCCCGGGCTCGCGGCCACCACCTGCAGCGTCCCGGGGCTCACGGGCTGCAGGGTTCCTGGGCTCGCGGCCACCACCGGCACCGTCCCCGGGCTGGTGGGCTGCACAGGTCCcagcctgctgggctgcagctgcagcgtCTCCAGGTTTTCTGTGGCAACCACCAGCTCCTCTTCTGTCTGCCATGCCTCGTTGGCCTGCCTGCAGGGACACGGGGCAGGTCCGGGTCGAGGTCAGGGTTGGGATTGAGGGATGAGAGGGGCTTCCTCCCCCTGGGACCGAGCTGTCCCCCTGCCTCACCTGGAGGACACGCGGATGAGGCGCTGGTTCAGGTATTCCTTCTTCTCCGTCAGGATCCCTGGGGGCAGAGAGGAGAGTTtggagggggcggcgggggctcTGTCCGCACCGCGCCGAGCCGTGCCGCGCGGTGCCGCACCCTCCTGCCGCTGGCTGTAGTGGGGACCGAAGGCTTCGTCCCGGGGGGTGTCGGGGTACAGGAACAGGAGCGGGTTCTCGGGGATGTTCTCCTCGGCCAGCAGCTGGTAGTCGCGGATGATGTCGGGCAGCGCCAGGGAAGCCAGCTCCACCGTGGTGTAGGGAACCACGGCACGGAAGGCAGGGCGCCCTGCGGGACGGGGCGCCGGGGGTCAGAGGAGGGGAGGCCTGAGGCTgggatgaggggggggggggacacgctCACCGCTCTCAGGATGCTCCACCCAGGTGAAGGTGACCCCCCCCAGGACGCTCTCGCTGAAGCGGATCAGGAACGTCCCCGTCCGCTTCCCCTTCAGCAGCTTCTTCTCTTGCTTGCGGCTCACGAAGCCCAGGATGAGGCTGGGGGAGGTGTTGTCAGCCCCTgtggcccccagcccccccccggccccccagccccagccctacCCGTCCTTCCAGAGCTTCTTGAGGTGCTCCTGGAGCAGGCCCAGGATCCCGTCCAGCCAGGCCCAGAAGGAGAAGCCGGCGATGCCGTCCTGTGGGAGCGGGTGTGTGAGTGGGGGGCGCATAGGACAAGGGGGGCACAGGACCCGGGGGTGCAGGACCCGGGGGATGTGCAGGACCCGGGGGATGTACAGGACCCATGGGATGTGCAGGACCGGGAGCTGCTCACCTTGGAGAACTTGGACCAGGTCAGGACGCTCTCCGGAGATGGCTTCGAGCCTTGGGAAGGTGAGAATGGGATGAGGCGGGgggcacagctccagcctgggtgctcagcggggctgggggggctgacACCCCGACCTTACCGAGCAGTTTCTCGGCCAGCATCTGGAGATGCTCCCGGCTCAGCCCCCGCTCGGCCACGCTCTCGAACTGCCAGCTCAGCACCTCGGCCAGCAAGGGCCAGGGCGCTGGGGGTGGCGTGGCGAAGAACTGCTGGtcctgcagggatgggggaTGAGGGACACGGGGCAGGGACCAGGCTGGGGACAAGGCAcggggcagggacaggggacGGATAAAGGAACAGGGCATGGGGTGGGACTGGGACCAGAACCAGGGACAAGGATGAGTTGGATAGGGACTGGGAACAGGAGCTCAGGACAGGACATGGGGACAGAGAGCGGGCCTGGAGCAGAGACAGGACACTGGGACCCCAGggagatggggctgggagggagacCCGGGGATGGAGACAGTGGGGGGACAGCGTGGGGCCGCACGGGTCCCGCTTGCCTTGGGGTTGGGGCTGAGCATGTTGAACCACAGGATGGAGGCCCAGGCGCtggagagctggttgttgctgTTGGAGATGATGACGAAGGGCAGGGTGGaggtctgggggggggcagcaggaggtcAGGCCGGGCGGTTCTTggccccccagccctccccgcagccccctgccctcaCCTCCAGCTGCATCTCCAGCCCGCAGTAGGCGTACGCCAGCGTGAAGGTGATGAGGTGCAGCTCCTCCGTCACGGCCAGGGGACCCTGCGCAGCCGGGGCACCGTGAGCCACCGGCCACCCCGCGCCCCCACTGCCCCGTGACCCCATAACccacctcattgcagcctttgcCGCCCTTGCCCGACCCGCCGATCTTCTGCTCCTTCAGCGTCTGCGGGGCAGGAGAGGGTCAGCGCGGGGGCCTGGGGCAGAGGCTGGGGCCGGGGGCCTCTCCCGCTGCCCAGCCCCATGGGGACCCAGGTGGGGGGGCCCGTACCAGGTACTGGAAGTCGCAGATCAGCCCCTCCcgggggctgtccccagccaggaGGGTTTTGGTGCTCGAAGTCAGGATGTTGAACTTGCGAAacctgggggtggggggggaaagaaGCCATGGGGGGGGAGGCCGCCGAGACCCCCGGGGAAGCTGAGACCCCTGGGTGGGCACCGGCCCTGCCCACCACAGCTGGCGCTCGGCTCTCACCCTCGCGTCTTCGGAGGGTCCCTGCAAGAGACAACGCGGAGTCAGCGGGGTTGGGACCCCGGCCCACCCAGCGGGGCAGGGGGCACCGGGGACTCCCCCCCGGGCCACACGGGAGCCCCCCCAGCTTGGCGGGTGCCCACCTGTCGATGTGGATCGTGGCCTCCATGCGGTGGTTGCGGTC
Proteins encoded in this window:
- the STAT2 gene encoding signal transducer and activator of transcription 2 isoform X2 — encoded protein: MAQWQEVQNLANTHLEQVHQLYAAAALPMAVRQCLAAWIEDQDWLQATEPLSSHARMLFHSLLALLDERLGSLGLGDEDFMLKHNLRKARRDLQAAFEECPESFANLVANLLQEERRILRLGQAAGQGEAAPVPSTPPKSDREQEIQRRLAEFHTALQEFERAFRHLEDLQDAFDFCYKVHYLPGQDQTNEAEYKRQVQSLQAKLQNLDRQRREVVAQMQQLLGRSETLRDFLQQELKAWQERQQRSCLGAPVDTRLQQLEAWFTMLGEGLFQLLQLLRALGELQKKVTYERDPLKAETPLLETRLREQLTCLLQSAFVVEQQPSMPNTPKRPLVLRTASKFCTRARLLVRLHDRNHRMEATIHIDRDPPKTRGFRKFNILTSSTKTLLAGDSPREGLICDFQYLTLKEQKIGGSGKGGKGCNEGPLAVTEELHLITFTLAYAYCGLEMQLETSTLPFVIISNSNNQLSSAWASILWFNMLSPNPKDQQFFATPPPAPWPLLAEVLSWQFESVAERGLSREHLQMLAEKLLGSKPSPESVLTWSKFSKDGIAGFSFWAWLDGILGLLQEHLKKLWKDGLILGFVSRKQEKKLLKGKRTGTFLIRFSESVLGGVTFTWVEHPESGRPAFRAVVPYTTVELASLALPDIIRDYQLLAEENIPENPLLFLYPDTPRDEAFGPHYSQRQEGILTEKKEYLNQRLIRVSSRQANEAWQTEEELVVATENLETLQLQPSRLGPVQPTSPGTVPVVAASPGTLQPVSPGTLQVVAASPGVQQPLGPGTLQPVSPGMLQVVATSPGTQHPRGPGTLQPGVRGPEAPPQLGPGGLEMLQAGTGAQEPQLVLQLIPEGQGTLQMGAGSLGTLQVVPGGTGMLQQGGAGDRGMQQVAAGAVEPQMLLQLIPEGQGMLQVGAGNLGTLQVVPGVLGMLQSAPGATGVLQQVGAGDQGLPQPGPGAAGPLPLADDQGLLPAGLEDLGPVLQGQGMQELLQLLEHDLEPGTGTLETLEAVELMPNMDSGLGLMDARLGGNAALLDPRDPFLPQPEDTALPAASSLFAVDTDFPPLHIDASDFQ
- the IL23A gene encoding interleukin-23 subunit alpha, whose translation is MAPLRLLCLCLPALLLLLLPAPPVSAAPTPVPGTDWAACKNLSRELSRLLGTLKEPHSELNRVQIAVEDPEGDCATRIRCSDACDPPTLDTNNTRCLRRILQGLQHYRDLLGSEIFKDNRLPQLVATLDQLLGVVQQAPSHSCQAPTTPTWAEPLLPQLRHQALERLQSFTTVMSRVFTYSARTH
- the STAT2 gene encoding signal transducer and activator of transcription 2 isoform X1, which produces MAQWQEVQNLANTHLEQVHQLYAAAALPMAVRQCLAAWIEDQDWLQATEPLSSHARMLFHSLLALLDERLGSLGLGDEDFMLKHNLRKARRDLQAAFEECPESFANLVANLLQEERRILRLGQAAGQGEAAPVPSTPPKSDREQEIQRRLAEFHTALQEFERAFRHLEDLQDAFDFCYKVHYLPGQDQTNEAEYKRQVQSLQAKLQNLDRQRREVVAQMQQLLGRSETLRDFLQQELKAWQERQQRSCLGAPVDTRLQQLEAWFTMLGEGLFQLLQLLRALGELQKKVTYERDPLKAETPLLETRLREQLTCLLQSAFVVEQQPSMPNTPKRPLVLRTASKFCTRARLLVRLHDRNHRMEATIHIDRDPPKTRGFRKFNILTSSTKTLLAGDSPREGLICDFQYLTLKEQKIGGSGKGGKGCNEGPLAVTEELHLITFTLAYAYCGLEMQLETSTLPFVIISNSNNQLSSAWASILWFNMLSPNPKDQQFFATPPPAPWPLLAEVLSWQFESVAERGLSREHLQMLAEKLLGSKPSPESVLTWSKFSKDGIAGFSFWAWLDGILGLLQEHLKKLWKDGLILGFVSRKQEKKLLKGKRTGTFLIRFSESVLGGVTFTWVEHPESGRPAFRAVVPYTTVELASLALPDIIRDYQLLAEENIPENPLLFLYPDTPRDEAFGPHYSQRQEGILTEKKEYLNQRLIRVSSRQANEAWQTEEELVVATENLETLQLQPSRLGPVQPTSPGTVPVVAASPGTLQPVSPGTLQVVAASPGVQQPLGPGTLQPVSPGTLQVVAASPGVQQPLGPGTLQPVSPGMLQVVATSPGTQHPRGPGTLQPGVRGPEAPPQLGPGGLEMLQAGTGAQEPQLVLQLIPEGQGTLQMGAGSLGTLQVVPGGTGMLQQGGAGDRGMQQVAAGAVEPQMLLQLIPEGQGMLQVGAGNLGTLQVVPGVLGMLQSAPGATGVLQQVGAGDQGLPQPGPGAAGPLPLADDQGLLPAGLEDLGPVLQGQGMQELLQLLEHDLEPGTGTLETLEAVELMPNMDSGLGLMDARLGGNAALLDPRDPFLPQPEDTALPAASSLFAVDTDFPPLHIDASDFQ